A single Vigna radiata var. radiata cultivar VC1973A chromosome 8, Vradiata_ver6, whole genome shotgun sequence DNA region contains:
- the LOC106771814 gene encoding NADPH-dependent aldehyde reductase 1, chloroplastic, which produces MASGQQKFPPQQQKTQPGKEHLMTPPPQFTSPDYKPANKLQGKIALITGGDSGIGRAVCNLFSLEGATVAFTYVKGSEDKDAKETLEMIKTAKTADAKDPIAIPTDLGYDENCKRVVGEVVSAFGRIDILVNNAAEQYECATVEEIDEPRLERVFRTNIFSYFFMARHALKHMEEGSSIINTTSVNAYKGNSKLLDYTSTKGAIVAFTRGLSLQLVSKGIRVNGVAPGPIWTPLIPASFKEEETAEFGSEVPMKRAGQPIEVAPSFVFLASNSCSSYITGQVLHPNGGTIVNG; this is translated from the exons ATGGCTTCCGGTCAACAGAAATTTCCCCCTCAGCAGCAAAAAACACAGCCCGGCAAGGAACATCTAATGACTCCACCACCCCAGTTCACCAGCCCTGACTACAAGCCTGCCAATAAACTCCAA GGGAAGATTGCATTAATTACTGGTGGTGATTCTGGGATAGGACGAGCTGTGTGTAACTTGTTTTCGTTAGAAGGTGCTACTGTGGCCTTCACATATGTGAAGGGGAGTGAGGACAAGGATGCAAAGGAGACCCTGGAGATGATAAAGACGGCCAAGACTGCGGATGCCAAGGATCCAATAGCCATACCGACTGATTTGGGTTATGATGAGAATTGCAAGAGGGTGGTTGGCGAGGTGGTGAGTGCTTTTGGTCGTATTGACATTCTGGTCAACAATGCCGCTGAGCAATACGAGTGTGCAACTGTGGAGGAGATAGATGAGCCTAGGCTTGAGAGGGTCTTTCGAACCAATATCTTTTCCTATTTCTTCATGGCCAG GCATGCTTTGAAGCACATGGAGGAGGGAAGCAGCATAATCAACACGACATCAGTGAATGCATACAAGGGGAATTCGAAACTACTGGATTACACTTCAACTAAGGGAGCAATTGTGGCCTTTACGAGGGGACTGTCCCTTCAGCTGGTTAGCAAGGGAATTCGGGTAAATGGGGTGGCTCCAGGACCCATTTGGACTCCATTGATACCAGCATCTTTCAAGGAGGAAGAAACTGCAGAATTTGGAAGTGAAGTTCCAATGAAGAGAGCTGGTCAGCCTATTGAGGTTGCaccatcttttgtttttcttgcttcCAACTCGTGCTCCTCTTACATAACTGGACAAGTCCTTCACCCCAATG GTGGAACTATTGTCAATGGTTAA
- the LOC106771812 gene encoding uncharacterized GPI-anchored protein At3g06035 isoform X1 — MDEYIYIYIYKGLDLKVGKGEGDVLMKRGLKMQRGEEWHKEVFTCPFIRMHWTRLRKRTFSTNTRLLVRPFSLCCFFHQFNSMMLSFNVGLYLLIASLVVFHLLPSPVACDDKEKDLLHDINTYRKILNLPVLDENKKASCLAEEIAEDLGDLHCEVFRDYYPTPGNNSKIPNFQKNIDKCSININTTTEGVIMPLCVPKLNSDDLFSNYTKSNRFTKYLNNSNYKSAGVGSEDDWMVFIVATNSSSGDFSSASSLLPHFLMPAFFFATLRLFFN; from the exons AtggatgaatatatatatatatatatatataaaggattgGATTTGAAGGTGGGAAAAGGTGAGGGTGATGTGTTGATGAAAAGAGGTTTGAAGATGCAACGTGGTGAAGAGTGGCACAAGGAGGTGTTCACGTGTCCTTTCATTCGCATGCACTGGACCCGTCTGAGGAAACGGACATTCTCGACCAACACAAG ACTTCTGGTGAGACCATTCTCCTTGTGTTGTTTTTTCcatcaattcaattcaatgatGCTCTCTTTCAATGTTGGTCTTTACCTTCTGATTGCCTCTCTCGTTGTCTTCCACCTGCTTCCGAGTCCAGTGGCCTGTGATG ACAAGGAGAAGGATCTGCTTCATGACATCAACACTTACAGAAAAATTTTGAACCTTCCTGTTCTCGATGAGAATAAGAAGGCTTCTTGCTTAGCTGAGGAGATTGCAGAAGATCTAGGAGACCTGCACTGTGAAGTCTTTCGTGACTACTACCCCACGCCTGGTAATAACTCAAAAATTCCCAACTTTCAAAAGAACATAGACAAATGCAGCATCAACATCAACACCACCACAGAAGGAGTCATCATGCCTCTCTGCGTCCCCAAATTGAACTCCGATGACCTCTTTTCCAACTACACCAAATCCAATCGCTTCACCAAGTACCTCAATAATTCCAATTATAAGTCTGCAGGTGTTGGCTCCGAAGATGATTGGATGGTTTTCATCGTCGCCACCAACTCTTCTTCTGGAGATTTCTCCTCTGCATCTTCTCTGCTTCCTCACTTCCTCATGCCAGCATTCTTCTTCGCCACGCTTCGTCTCTTCTTCAACTGA
- the LOC106771812 gene encoding uncharacterized GPI-anchored protein At3g06035 isoform X2, with protein sequence MMLSFNVGLYLLIASLVVFHLLPSPVACDDKEKDLLHDINTYRKILNLPVLDENKKASCLAEEIAEDLGDLHCEVFRDYYPTPGNNSKIPNFQKNIDKCSININTTTEGVIMPLCVPKLNSDDLFSNYTKSNRFTKYLNNSNYKSAGVGSEDDWMVFIVATNSSSGDFSSASSLLPHFLMPAFFFATLRLFFN encoded by the exons atgatGCTCTCTTTCAATGTTGGTCTTTACCTTCTGATTGCCTCTCTCGTTGTCTTCCACCTGCTTCCGAGTCCAGTGGCCTGTGATG ACAAGGAGAAGGATCTGCTTCATGACATCAACACTTACAGAAAAATTTTGAACCTTCCTGTTCTCGATGAGAATAAGAAGGCTTCTTGCTTAGCTGAGGAGATTGCAGAAGATCTAGGAGACCTGCACTGTGAAGTCTTTCGTGACTACTACCCCACGCCTGGTAATAACTCAAAAATTCCCAACTTTCAAAAGAACATAGACAAATGCAGCATCAACATCAACACCACCACAGAAGGAGTCATCATGCCTCTCTGCGTCCCCAAATTGAACTCCGATGACCTCTTTTCCAACTACACCAAATCCAATCGCTTCACCAAGTACCTCAATAATTCCAATTATAAGTCTGCAGGTGTTGGCTCCGAAGATGATTGGATGGTTTTCATCGTCGCCACCAACTCTTCTTCTGGAGATTTCTCCTCTGCATCTTCTCTGCTTCCTCACTTCCTCATGCCAGCATTCTTCTTCGCCACGCTTCGTCTCTTCTTCAACTGA